The genomic segment AAGCATCATACCACAGCCAGCAGGGGATGCCGCAAgtttaaagagaaaagaaatcCGTCCCATCCAGTGAACGTTCCTTTAGAACAATAACACCATTCTGAAACAGCAACAAGAAGTCtgacctgtgcaaaatgtatgtTGGTGGAACAGTGGACCAAGCGAAACGTGGTGGGAATATTGTCCCATGTCTGACTAGCCTGCAGCTCCAACCAGCCCCCAAACGACAGACATCCAGTCATGAACACAGGGAAGAAAAGGACACAACCTACTTACAGTAACCTGGTCTGGATTCCTGACTCCATCCTGCTGCAGCTGGAGGAAGCAGCTGGACCGATACTCAGCAGGCATGTCTTTCCACAGGAAGCTGGATATAAAACGTGACTTTATATTTCTCCCATGTTTACGTCACCGAACAACAAAAAACCGTCACCGGTGAAAACGTGTCGAGTGAAGTAGCTTGTTAGCTTTCAGTGAAGTGTGGCTATCACAGCACAGCAAAAGGTCGTGACTGTTGAAAGTCACCATTTAGCCAGGTTACTAGGTTCTGTACTTAGTTTAAGAGACTTGAACTAGCGCGTTGTTGCCGTAATGGAGGAGGGAACGTTACGCTGCTTTTGTACCactgagtgttttttttcccgaAAGCCTATCAAAGCCTATCACTGAATTCGATTAATATGCCGTGTTTTCCGTCACTTTCTTTTGGTTCTCTTTTACATGCTCTAGTATCCCCCAGAGACGCCaggttttcatttatttatttatttattgggcCACAAACCTCTCTCTCCATTTAACAGGTGTCTGAGGGGTTGTAGCGTCGGTAGTGCCAGAATGGGGGCGACGAGGAGATCGGTTGCCATGGCAATACTTTTCCGCGCTGACGTCACAAGGCCACTCTGGCGAATCCCTTACTCCAGGGTTATTATAACGCGGGCAGGGAGCGTTCATATGAGAACATGAGAGCATGGATTTGTTTGGGTTGTGTGGATAAATGAGCAGAGCAAGTTATCACACCTCAGCATTGCATTTGACTGTGCAAGCCTTCCAAGCCTGAAATGTCCTGTTTGGATGCTCAGTGATAACAGTTTTCTCTCCTCAAGGAGTTTTCTGAGACTTCTGTTTTTAGGCTGCTCTCACTGTCAGCAGCCCTGCTGACTGCACGGTTTAACCTTTTATCTATTGTGTGTAAGGACGACAGTGAAAAACAGACTTACAGCCTGTCACATCTTTACTAGTTGCCTACTAacatttcttcatcttctaaaaTCAATTCAGTGCTGCCATCTTATGGTGAGCGTTAATGCCAGGTACACATTGATACTTTACTATTGTTACAATGCCACTTCACATCGGCTCCCCCCAAGCCTTCTCAGTGGGTCATCTATTGGAGGTTGTGACCACAGAGTGTAAAAGGGGCGTGAGTGCTCAGtggcagtgtgtgtatgtgcgtgtatATTTAGAGGATCAGTAGGAAGGTCATCTGTCCCAAGCTAAGAGCCATAATTAAGGTCTCAGCATGCCATCTTAAGCCAGGTGTATGATGAGGCATCTGTCATCACTAGATAGGAGTGTGATTTGGCACATGGCTTTGGCATACTACTTTAATCGACCACGAGTCTTAAAGTTTGGGTGACTGGACTGAGAGTTATCTGATAAATTGTGTGTGCTTTAAATTCTGatattttttctatttcagGGATTTAATGATAAAAAGTATGTAAAAACAGGTAACATTTTAATTAACCCCtgaaaactatgaaacatattaaaattaggtattaaaaaaagaaaagtgagagGTACTGTAATAATTATATTCTGAGAGAAAGATAAAATGGGTGAAATACTCACTGCACTGTACTACACATGGCTGCGAATCACATAGTGTACCCCAGCAAGATGGATTGTCTTTGTTCACTGACCCGGGATGATGGTGTTAGAATTGTCTTGCTGGTGATTATTTGGTAATTCACTTCTCCCAAACCCCCTCCTGCACCTGAGTGAAAGATTGCTGTTTAATACACAATCATTTATTAATTAGGTTGAAAATCATGTAAGCATTTCCCAATAACATTATATCACATGAAGAAGGTGCGATCATGATTCTCAAGACTCTCTAACCTCTTTCAACTACAATGCTTTTGGAAACTTGCATCCTACACATGGGAATGTGCTGCTAATGTGTCACTGTAGTTAAAAACCAGTAACTCTCACACATTACTCAGAAGCTCTGCCGAAGGACTTCTGGCTCAATAGACTACACAACGTCTTTGCTTCCTTCTTCACAGTATCTTACACTACAACCTGTGGAAGAAACTATTAGACAGCTAACTTTGGTTACTAAAATAATATTGATGTCTTTTTTCTGCAATTGTACATACAATATGTTTAAACAGCATTCCTTTTAAAACAAAGGTGGATGCTACTGTTAACCAgcattttgtattatttaatgcCACGTTCTACAAGACAGCTGGCACATGTGTGAGAGGCTTGAAATGTGTTAAGGTGAAATTTGattgatatttacattttctgcataatttattcATGAGGATGTAACCATAGTCATGCAGAcaggtttgatatgaaattctaaagaaacttaccaagtcagaattgtttacagtggtggttataggagTCAGTGATTATTGTGCAAAGCCTCCTCACGgaaagatattacatgaaatacaAATGTTGCCTGAAGCtttaaacattgttttgtggtaagattttggcctaaaacacatttttaaaaatccattcaggGTATTGCGTTATGTGCAGGGTATTTTatgacaaaatagtccccaaagaaaacgttttCTGAAAGCTATTGTAGAATTATTTCCTTACAACAACATACAAAAGGTATGACATGCAGGTTATAGTAATTCAAGCCAACAGTACAGCCATATAGTGTttgaattttttacatttttacctaTAACTGTCTCAGGATACAACCTTAAATAGGACAAATCTTGATCTGACAGTTATAAAGTAAAGTAATAGAGGCATACAGAAAATAGTAACAATGTGCACAGTGAAGGTTTAACTTTTCATGCATAAGAACTTCTTTTCTGTCTGCTGACTGAAAAATAGGGGTTGGCAGAGATCATGCTACTGGGAGAGCTTACATGCTTTGTTTATTGACACGAAAAGAGTCCATTCTGCCTAAAAGCATTTTAATAAGTGAACACCATACTGTGAATCCTTCAGTAAACAGATGTTAAACCAGGTCATTATATGTCAGTCTGCTGCTGTTAAAGTCAGCCATAGTAGGTATctccttcaaataaagtgttagatATTTATTTAAAGCAAACAGTTTTCGATGGAGTGGGGAAATATGTATCATTAATGACGCATATGCCTGTGAAATTATTTAGTGTGCATACATTGCTTGAAAAATTAACAATATTTCAGGATACTAAGAACATATGATATGGCCCATATTTGCCCCCTTTCTCCTAttacttcttcttttttgccttgcagtgaaaaaaaaaattgcatcagCTTTACCTAAGAAAATTAGTCTTTTTTATATGCCTACGGTTCACTCTcatttcttcctcttttctttcttgccTTACAAGGCAACCATCCTGTCTGGAATGTTTActtttgcattcttttcatGGGATTAAAGTAATTCCTCTCAGCTGTGGAACTCTACCAGTGACCCAGTAGCGTAAAAATAACCCATGGCTTGGGAATGGAGCGTTGGGCTgattaaaggaaaaacaaaccGAGCTAGATGACAGTGTGGGGTGGGTTGGCTACTTTGCAAAAGTCAAGACTCTAAaagtctttgttgtttgttgttgttttcatgaAGGCAGCACAGGATGTTGGGAAACCAAGAAGTTTTGGTGGAACTACTTTGTAGGAAATGCACATGCTATTGCATGCAAAACTTTCTTCGAattgttgattttccaaatgCAGATAAGTGAACCCATCCTCGACAAGGaacttaaatataataattgtCTGCTAATTTTAATGCGCAGTTGAATTGTGTTTACTTGCTGAGCTTACATTAAATATAACATGTGCCACGACTGATTTAATTACTACTTCAAACCTTTCCTGGAAGCCTTTCTCCTAGTGATTGCTGCTGGTATCTTAGATGTCTCCATCTTCTCGCACTGCCTTTGCACTACAGCAGGGGTGTCTCCACAATGACCTTGCAGGTCCCCATCTCAGCTGCCAGCTAATTAACACATGGGCCAATCTGTTAACCTATGGCGACACCTGTTGTAAGAGCGAGTGAGTCCTTATTGATGATAAAGAAGGCATTCTTTAAGACGTGACATAGTGTATTGTGCAAATAATTAACAAAATGTCATTGATTTTGGTGGGCCCATAAAAATTACAGCTACAATCTGTAATTAGACCACTCTTACAAATATCTGCTGCTCTTTTTCATTTAACAGCTGACAAGCCCTGTGTGACCTCTCAACTCTGAAAGCTAAGAAATGTACTCTGAATAcattataattttattattcaaattacCAAAATGATTATTCTGCTGCAAACTTGTTGAGCACAGAAAAACTTACTGTACTGTATGGAGACAACCATTGTAGCCAGAGGAGGGCGCTCTCAGAGACTAATTTGTTCACCTACAAAGCCTGAATATCCTGAACTGCCCTTTCATGCAGAAGTGCATGCCTATAGAGGGGTCTGGATAAACAGGGGCTTATAAAGTGGGTTAGAAAGTGCTTTGCTGCAGGCCTTTGTGCAGAAAAGGCTGTTGTTTCAGCATACCTTCACCCCTCTCTAGGCCACATCAGCAGTGTAGCCTTCGGGCATGTGCTGGGCCCTCATTGGCAAAGCTCCTGAGTCATCAACATGGTCTGATTCATTGTACAGGGAGATTTAGGGGAGTCTATTGACTGGCAACCACCCACACAGGGTGCTACTAGTTTACTCTTTCTCCTTGTTGATATACACCCTGGGCATGCACATTCTCTTTTGCAAATGCTCAAGAGCTTCTAgctcagttttatttatattaacagAAATGTACTTATAATAAATGCAATTGTTTGCTAACTTAAAATCTGTCAGTGATGTAGAAATGTCCAGCCATGTTTTCATTGGGCTTTTATTTACCTCTATATGATATGATGCTATGATAATTAATACACTATATAAGCTCCTCTTCTTTTACATCACAAGTGCTCTCTGATCATTTACAAATGTCCTTTCTGAATCTTCAGCCTTTTTATTGCGGCTCATTGACTTTGGTCAAAAGCATTTTTGTCCACTAGAGGGAGATATTGAGCAGTTAGGAAAAGTCCATATTTGAAAACTGTCAAAGGTTCAAGAGAAGTGATGGTTTGATCACTTCACTCAGAACCTATTAAACCATTCCACTAATGCTTAGACGATATTGCCTTAGTTTACAAAGACCTGAAAATCTagcaaaattatttttgaaCTTTGCATGTCAGCTCATTTGAGCAGTGATGTAGCTTTACTAACCACCTAGTGCCTTAATTCTGTTCCTGAGAATCCAAAGTCCTGCACTGTTTACAATTTCCTTACTTAATTAGACCTAATGCAATTGATAATGAGTTGGATCAGGGATGCTGAGGCAGGAAACAGAAACTCCCCAGGAGCACAATTAAGAAGCGCTGACCCATTGTAAATCTTGATTAATCTACGACTGATTTGTACACTTAAGTGCAAAAGCTCACTCATTAATGATAATAAATCACCAGattattataatttatagtaattgATAACACTTTTACAATAGTTTTTCGTTTTGATGTAAATCTCACCATCGTAATTGTTTGAATTCATTTAACCTCTAATAGTCAACAGAACAATAATCTGTTACATTCAGTTAGTTACATTCATTGTACATTTCAACTACAATGAAATCTAATTCTTAAGGCAGCCAGTTTACTCACTTTTTGAGTTAAACTGACTTTTTACAGTGAATGATGTGCCTTTTCATATTGACCAGTTGTTCCCAAACATTTTCATCTTTAAATGCCCTTTGAATAATCGACCCCTCTTCCATGCCAAATCAGTATGACACTACATTTCTTCACTGTCCAAAATAAAGAtggatctccatttttgtagatttttatttttcagcatggCAGCcgtcctttgcattgtgtgaaaattttctCCTGTGAGTTTGCTGTTTTGCAGATACAAGCTTTTCCttggacagcaacaatttaTTCATTGAACTGAAGTTAAACAGATATTAGGCCTATtgaatatataatacattatttaaCTGGACATAAAAATGATTACAGTTTGATTCCAGTTAAAAACTACTGAATCTTGTCAGCAAGTAGATTAAACCCTCTTAGAATGAGATACCTGTGCTTAAGGCTGGCAATCACTTGGAGTGGCAGCAACTAGGCATTTTAAACCATTAATTATATGTAGCTTTGTTTCCAGGCCACTCttgttttcatccatccatccatctattttctaagccgcttctccctcagggtcgcgggctcatgttttcatgtctcTCAAAATTACAGAGTTGTTATAACTCACATAGACCAGTGAGAATCAAGATGAATAAGCTCCCTTTTAAGTCAATATTGCACCaaataaatgatgttttgttcctAATCAGCATTGAGCTTTCGATCAGGtaataacttttattttgtaaattaaatttatACTACCACATCTTTTCTTGTGCCCCTTGAAGTACAAGAACAACTGGTAAGGGAACTATTGGTTTAGTCTGTTAGATCTTATCTAAATTATCAAATATAGGGACCAAGCCCCAACTGGAGTAAAGTGCAtaaaatctacatttttgtttgctCCTTTATGATGCAGTTACTACACAGTGTGATTATTGGTCCACAGCTTTCCACAATTAAAGGCAAGATTCTGTAACCATCTTGTGGGTCTCAATCCCAAATCTGCAAAGTTTCACTACCGTAACACATCTGATTTAAGTCATTGGGCAATTATTAAGCTCTGTGTGAATCAGATTACAGATAATAATAATCTGTTGGCATTTGTATACTGCATTTAATTGCTATATGACTTGGTTTCCCAATACTCAGATGTAGGGAGAGCACAAAGGAAGGCTGCACTGGGTTGAGCTcagtatattttttattaaagggCATAGCAACAGTCACTGAGACATTGAAAGTTCTAAAACTCATGAACACGGCGGATGGAGCCCACACCAGGGTGCATGGCATTCCAGTCAGTGTAGCGGCGGTACTCGCCCCTCTCCAGGAGGTATTGCCGGCCCCTGTAATTAGGATGTTCATAGAAGACCCAGGCACCTTCCAGTACATTGCACGAGTGGACCTCACGGTGACGGAAGCGGTCATACAGAGAGGGCCAATCTTCAGAGAACTCTACCATCTGGCCCTGGAAGTCAGGATTCTCATACAGGCGAATACGGAACATGCCAGAAATCTGCAAGACATAAGAAAAAGTGCACTAACAGGTATTAACACTAGCTGGGTGGAGAAAGTGGTGGGATTATTATACACATTTTTGTTGTAAGAAGAAGGTCTGGTCTAGACtagtccaaagtttgcttcttgcAGATGTACAATAAAGTAAAAGCTCTAGCTCTTATCTCTCTAGCAGCACAGCAACCACCATGACATCAGATCATTTGACTTGGCTTTTCTGCCCATCTATTCTCCTTCACTGAATGTTCTGAAATGACaacattcattttctgttttaggaACTTGATGAATTCTGTCATGGCTCTGTTTACTTTTTGGTATAATCTCTTTTATCTTTCAAATCCTGAAGAATACTCTGGGTGTGGGAAAGCGTGGTGTGGGATCTCAGTCTTATgcatgtgaatatgtatatcgctcatataaaacctcatatctccaaaatttaactttacaggagaaggaaaaaacatcctttactttcaatgtaaatcaatggaaccagatttttttccaagtaattttgggatatttcttttgatccattcatcatgaaatttacacacaatgtaaagggcagcaggtttcttcaaattatgataaaaactgaaaaacaacaaaactggagatacaaggttttgttttccgACAGGAACAATATATGTTTGTGGAGGGTATAGAATGGCACTGTGTCACACAtctcttgcttgcttgctttgaACTAACATTTCAGAACAA from the Pygocentrus nattereri isolate fPygNat1 chromosome 6, fPygNat1.pri, whole genome shotgun sequence genome contains:
- the crygs3 gene encoding crystallin, gamma S3 produces the protein MDRIGKIIFYEDRNFQGRYYECNSECPELSAYFSRCNSIRVESGAWVLYERPNYMGYQYILTRGEYPDYQRWMGYNDSVKSCRIIRNISGMFRIRLYENPDFQGQMVEFSEDWPSLYDRFRHREVHSCNVLEGAWVFYEHPNYRGRQYLLERGEYRRYTDWNAMHPGVGSIRRVHEF